From a single Streptomyces sp. NBC_00237 genomic region:
- a CDS encoding 3-phosphoshikimate 1-carboxyvinyltransferase, with protein sequence MLEVRRGTRKTFDKPGTESADLAVDGGRAEEAVGVSTLRVGVPGDKSVTHRALLAALLPGAPEVLTVRNANLGGAVRALLPAMRALGMETGADGSSLTVRRGALPVPQQAREHPDVSDWPRGVPYLETGGSSAAARLLIGVLAGSGTAAVVDGDEVLRHRPMDWLIDPLIELGADIAYLGDEGCLPVLLKGAVHRPGTVTLRVGSAQARSAVLLAVAAAGLPATVRHPVRSRDHTERMLAAFGGGLDEGDNALVWDGAAFEVPEVIDVPGDPSLAAYPVAAHLLWGDGGTLRVPGVCLNPTRTGFFDVLRRSGADISYEDGHGVPHEEGRAHGGEPVGTVVVRGGLDGVEAVRVEEPALLHALIDEVPLLALVAARLPGVSWIGCAEELRFKETDRLTATARMAGAFGARVEVTDDGLTVRGGAPLRAGEVPGFEDHRIAMAAATLAGCLPGRTTVRGGACHRTSFPDFADVQRAVGARVAEDPR encoded by the coding sequence GTGCTTGAGGTCAGGAGGGGGACCCGGAAGACATTCGACAAGCCGGGTACCGAATCGGCGGACTTGGCGGTGGACGGCGGCCGGGCCGAAGAGGCCGTCGGCGTCAGCACGCTGAGAGTCGGCGTGCCGGGCGACAAGTCGGTCACCCACCGGGCGTTGCTGGCGGCCCTGCTGCCCGGCGCACCCGAGGTGCTGACCGTGCGCAACGCCAACCTGGGTGGCGCGGTGCGGGCGCTGCTGCCCGCGATGCGGGCGCTGGGGATGGAGACCGGGGCGGACGGCAGCTCACTCACCGTGCGGCGCGGCGCGTTACCGGTGCCGCAGCAGGCGCGTGAGCATCCGGACGTGTCCGACTGGCCGCGGGGCGTGCCGTACCTGGAGACCGGAGGGTCGAGCGCCGCGGCCCGGCTGCTGATCGGAGTACTGGCGGGCAGCGGCACCGCCGCGGTGGTGGACGGGGACGAGGTGCTGCGGCACCGCCCGATGGACTGGCTGATCGACCCGCTGATCGAACTGGGCGCGGACATCGCCTACTTGGGCGACGAAGGCTGCCTTCCCGTCCTGCTGAAGGGGGCCGTGCACCGCCCGGGAACGGTGACCCTGCGGGTGGGGAGCGCACAGGCGCGGTCCGCCGTACTGCTGGCCGTGGCCGCCGCGGGACTGCCCGCGACCGTACGGCACCCGGTGCGCTCGCGGGACCACACCGAGCGGATGCTCGCCGCGTTCGGAGGCGGGCTGGACGAGGGCGACAACGCACTCGTCTGGGACGGTGCGGCGTTCGAGGTGCCCGAGGTCATCGACGTCCCCGGAGATCCGTCCCTGGCGGCCTATCCCGTCGCCGCGCACCTGCTGTGGGGCGACGGCGGAACGCTGCGGGTGCCGGGCGTCTGCCTGAACCCGACCCGCACGGGCTTCTTCGACGTGCTGCGCAGGAGCGGAGCCGACATCTCCTACGAGGACGGGCACGGGGTCCCCCACGAGGAAGGGCGCGCGCACGGCGGCGAACCGGTGGGGACCGTGGTCGTACGGGGCGGACTGGACGGGGTCGAGGCCGTCCGGGTGGAGGAGCCCGCGCTGCTGCACGCACTGATCGACGAGGTGCCCCTGCTGGCCCTGGTCGCGGCCCGGCTGCCGGGAGTGTCGTGGATCGGGTGCGCGGAGGAACTCCGCTTCAAGGAGACGGACCGGCTGACGGCCACGGCACGGATGGCCGGGGCGTTCGGCGCCCGGGTCGAGGTGACCGACGACGGCCTCACCGTGCGCGGCGGCGCCCCGCTGAGGGCCGGTGAGGTGCCCGGCTTCGAGGACCATCGGATCGCGATGGCCGCCGCGACGCTCGCGGGCTGCCTGCCGGGCCGCACCACGGTGCGGGGCGGTGCCTGTCACCGCACCTCGTTTCCCGACTTCGCCGATGTGCAGCGCGCCGTCGGCGCCCGTGTCGCGGAGGACCCCCGGTGA
- a CDS encoding chloramphenicol phosphotransferase CPT family protein — MTAGRIIFLNGTSSSGKSSIARELLDILDDGVFFHLAVDSFNAMRTKRDLSPEELDTALRRTRMGFHRSIAVMAEVGNDVIVDHVLSEPWRLVDCLSVLPPEDVLFVGVRCSLDELVRREAARGDRPSGLAALQYDLVHEHGDYDVECDTSTTDPRECAELIKKFLPHRPTPTAFSRLRARFL, encoded by the coding sequence ATGACGGCTGGTCGGATCATCTTCCTCAACGGAACTTCCAGTTCGGGGAAGTCGAGCATTGCCCGGGAGCTGCTCGACATCCTGGACGATGGCGTCTTCTTCCACCTGGCCGTCGACAGCTTCAACGCGATGCGCACCAAGCGGGACCTCTCACCGGAGGAACTCGACACCGCGCTGCGCCGGACAAGGATGGGCTTCCATCGCTCGATCGCGGTCATGGCCGAGGTGGGCAACGATGTCATCGTCGATCATGTACTCAGTGAGCCGTGGCGGCTTGTCGACTGCCTGAGCGTGCTGCCTCCGGAGGATGTGCTGTTCGTCGGCGTCCGCTGCTCGCTGGACGAACTGGTCCGCAGGGAAGCGGCGCGTGGTGATCGCCCTTCGGGTCTTGCGGCGCTGCAGTACGACCTGGTCCATGAGCATGGTGATTACGACGTCGAATGCGACACCAGCACAACAGACCCGCGTGAATGTGCCGAGCTGATCAAGAAATTCCTCCCACACAGGCCAACACCCACCGCCTTCAGCCGTCTTCGCGCACGGTTTCTCTGA
- a CDS encoding methyltransferase domain-containing protein, whose translation MSPPPTSTRSQKQRHDSLEAFCHSGDRPRVLSEAARVLKPGGALAFADIMADEDAPADALHPVVSRLGLDALATSSFYVDRLTGLGLAPVEFDDHSSQLTHHYVRLSADTRAKEAELRATPAYVDGLLANLPLWVEAARAGRLHWGTFSARRTAA comes from the coding sequence TTGAGCCCTCCCCCCACCTCCACAAGATCGCAAAAGCAAAGACACGACTCCCTGGAGGCGTTCTGTCACAGCGGGGACAGGCCGCGCGTTCTCAGCGAGGCCGCACGCGTCCTCAAGCCCGGCGGAGCCCTCGCCTTCGCCGACATCATGGCCGACGAGGACGCGCCCGCCGACGCGCTGCACCCGGTCGTCTCGCGTCTCGGCCTGGACGCGCTGGCCACCTCCTCCTTCTACGTCGACCGGCTGACCGGACTGGGTCTGGCCCCCGTCGAATTCGACGACCACAGCAGCCAACTCACCCACCACTACGTCAGGCTGAGCGCCGACACCCGCGCCAAGGAGGCCGAGCTGCGCGCCACCCCCGCCTACGTCGACGGCCTGCTCGCCAACCTCCCGCTCTGGGTCGAGGCCGCCCGCGCCGGACGGCTGCACTGGGGCACCTTCAGCGCCCGGCGTACCGCCGCATAG
- a CDS encoding acetolactate synthase large subunit, which produces MSDAEHRKQTPDGAAELLVRCLENEGVEVVFGVPGEENIRFTNALARSEKIRYILTRHEQAASFMAEMYGRLTGSAGVMSATLGPGAINLMLGVADAMTNSTPVVAITAQVGKERNYKESHQFVDLVSMFAPITKWSAEVPATRAIPEMVRRAFKTAESERPGAVYLAVPEDVDEATDGSELRPLRRNVVQPEAPSPKQIKRAAELLREARRPVILAGHGAARGGAQESLTAFATALDVSTATTFHGKGVLPDDHPCATGTFGFMRRDYTNFGFEEADVVIAVGYELQEFDPSRINPDGDKKIVHIHRVPAEVDDSYSVDVGIIGDISASLDALATELDGLRWTIDDEDTTATRALLAKELEQGAADERYPLAPQRVIADTRAVLGRDDIVLVDTGALKMWMARLYPTYAPNTCLISNGLSTMGFSLPGALAVQLARPQTKVLAAVGDGSFLMHSQEIETAVRENIPLTVLIWEDNGYGLIKWKMDLEVGENSNTDFGNPDIVQYARSFGAKGYHIESAGDLLPTLREALADPGVSIINCPVDYAENMNLIEHLGHLDSAL; this is translated from the coding sequence GTGAGCGACGCCGAGCACCGGAAGCAGACCCCCGACGGAGCGGCCGAACTCCTGGTTCGCTGCCTGGAGAACGAGGGCGTCGAGGTGGTGTTCGGCGTACCCGGCGAGGAGAACATCCGTTTCACCAACGCCCTCGCCCGCTCGGAGAAGATCCGCTACATCCTCACCCGGCACGAGCAGGCCGCGTCTTTCATGGCGGAGATGTACGGCCGACTCACCGGCTCGGCGGGTGTGATGTCCGCGACTCTGGGGCCCGGCGCGATCAACCTGATGCTGGGCGTCGCCGATGCCATGACGAACAGCACGCCCGTCGTCGCGATCACCGCGCAGGTCGGCAAGGAGCGCAACTACAAGGAGTCCCACCAGTTCGTGGACCTGGTGAGCATGTTCGCCCCGATCACGAAGTGGTCGGCGGAGGTCCCGGCCACCCGGGCCATCCCCGAGATGGTGCGGCGCGCGTTCAAGACCGCGGAGTCCGAGCGGCCCGGCGCCGTCTACCTCGCCGTGCCCGAGGACGTCGACGAGGCGACGGACGGCTCGGAACTGCGCCCGCTGCGCAGGAACGTCGTGCAGCCCGAGGCGCCGTCCCCGAAGCAGATCAAGCGAGCGGCGGAGCTTCTGCGGGAGGCCCGCCGACCGGTGATCCTCGCCGGACACGGCGCGGCGCGCGGCGGCGCCCAGGAGTCGCTGACGGCGTTCGCCACCGCACTCGACGTGTCGACGGCGACCACCTTCCACGGCAAGGGCGTCCTGCCCGACGACCACCCGTGCGCGACCGGCACGTTCGGCTTCATGCGGCGCGACTACACCAACTTCGGGTTCGAGGAGGCCGACGTCGTCATCGCCGTCGGCTACGAGCTGCAGGAGTTCGACCCGTCCCGGATCAACCCGGACGGTGACAAGAAGATCGTCCACATCCACCGCGTCCCGGCGGAGGTGGACGACAGCTACTCGGTCGACGTCGGCATCATCGGCGACATCTCCGCCTCCCTCGACGCCCTCGCCACCGAACTCGACGGCCTGCGCTGGACCATCGACGACGAGGACACCACGGCCACCCGCGCGCTGCTTGCCAAGGAACTCGAGCAGGGCGCCGCGGACGAGCGCTACCCGCTCGCCCCGCAGCGCGTCATCGCCGACACCCGCGCCGTGCTCGGTCGCGACGACATCGTGCTGGTCGACACCGGCGCGCTGAAGATGTGGATGGCCCGGCTCTACCCGACGTACGCGCCGAACACCTGCCTCATCTCCAACGGCTTGTCCACCATGGGCTTCTCGCTGCCCGGCGCGCTCGCGGTTCAGCTCGCCAGGCCGCAGACGAAGGTGCTGGCGGCGGTCGGCGACGGCTCGTTCCTCATGCACTCCCAGGAGATCGAGACGGCGGTCCGCGAGAACATTCCGCTGACCGTGCTGATCTGGGAGGACAACGGTTACGGGCTCATCAAGTGGAAGATGGACCTGGAGGTCGGGGAAAACTCCAACACCGACTTCGGCAACCCGGACATCGTCCAGTACGCCCGCAGCTTCGGCGCGAAGGGCTACCACATCGAGTCCGCCGGGGACCTGCTGCCGACGCTCCGTGAGGCACTGGCGGACCCGGGCGTGTCGATCATCAACTGCCCCGTGGACTACGCCGAGAACATGAACCTCATCGAGCACCTCGGTCACCTCGACTCGGCACTCTGA
- a CDS encoding helix-turn-helix domain-containing protein encodes MLSARRDLTQYTRQRAECLRLLDQGRSVAEVAGVLERHPVTVRAAVHRFEEGEVAGLPDGLRPGRPARPLGAENRAALGRLLDGSAQARITWTVPALHGWLRDERGVGISADWLGELLRREVWTRRSTRSASKPARTAARPPRRPRPPSSTP; translated from the coding sequence ATGCTGTCGGCCCGCCGCGATCTGACCCAGTACACGCGGCAGCGCGCCGAGTGCCTTCGTCTCCTCGATCAGGGCCGGTCCGTTGCTGAGGTCGCGGGCGTGCTGGAGCGCCATCCGGTCACGGTCCGAGCCGCTGTCCACCGTTTCGAGGAGGGTGAGGTCGCTGGGCTGCCGGATGGCCTGCGGCCGGGCAGGCCAGCGAGGCCGCTGGGAGCGGAGAACCGCGCCGCGCTGGGCAGGCTTCTGGACGGCTCCGCTCAGGCCCGGATCACGTGGACGGTTCCGGCTCTGCATGGTTGGCTGCGGGACGAGCGTGGGGTGGGAATCTCTGCGGACTGGCTGGGCGAGTTGCTGCGGCGCGAGGTTTGGACGCGGCGGTCGACACGGTCGGCTTCGAAACCCGCGCGCACGGCCGCCCGGCCGCCGAGGAGGCCCCGGCCACCGTCCTCAACTCCCTGA
- a CDS encoding trypsin-like serine protease has product MAKSHRRSRAAALAAAGLAATATPAAAIQGGGKSTTTDHPYTMQIRSEAGEGGASEHVCGGTLIAPDKVPTAAHCVDAHCVDKEEGMPPVGYEVVGGRTDLRTTRGTVRQITSIRIYPKFDGTHYLYDAAVLTLAGPMPYKTLPVAGPKDAALFGSGRSATALGRGLTATGTFDSICRGDSSGPLVVGGKLVGITSTGNKFCNRDYPTGLFTPTSAILAGLGPPTG; this is encoded by the coding sequence GTGGCGAAGTCCCACCGCCGTTCCAGGGCCGCAGCCCTCGCGGCCGCGGGTCTGGCAGCCACCGCGACTCCCGCCGCCGCGATCCAGGGCGGCGGGAAATCCACCACCACGGACCACCCGTACACCATGCAGATCCGCAGCGAGGCGGGCGAGGGCGGAGCGAGCGAGCACGTCTGCGGCGGCACCCTCATCGCGCCGGACAAGGTGCCGACCGCCGCCCACTGCGTGGACGCCCACTGCGTGGACAAGGAGGAGGGCATGCCTCCCGTCGGCTACGAGGTGGTCGGCGGCCGCACCGACCTGCGGACCACCAGGGGCACGGTCCGCCAGATCACCTCGATCAGGATCTACCCGAAGTTCGACGGGACCCACTACCTGTACGACGCGGCCGTCCTCACGCTGGCCGGGCCGATGCCGTACAAGACGCTGCCCGTCGCCGGGCCGAAGGACGCCGCGCTCTTCGGGTCCGGCCGGTCCGCGACCGCCCTAGGCCGGGGGCTCACCGCCACCGGCACCTTCGACAGCATCTGCCGGGGCGACTCGAGCGGCCCGCTGGTCGTGGGCGGCAAGCTGGTCGGGATCACTTCGACCGGCAACAAGTTCTGCAACAGGGACTACCCGACCGGTCTCTTCACCCCAACCAGCGCGATCCTCGCGGGGCTGGGCCCTCCGACCGGCTGA
- a CDS encoding WGR domain-containing protein, with amino-acid sequence MSVAGVGEMTYLELSQEDGGAHKFYEVTVSGTTVDVRYGRIGADGQRQSSTFPSVAKAKAAAAKKVGEKVRKGYAPAVRGQRAARAVTRRQVTSVPSTARATAPVLWRFRTGASAFGIHVDEDHCWVGNQSGDVYTLAHDGEVLARYQLPDGVKCLVADDFWIYAGCDDGKVYDLSSKLPFAAYEIADDVDIFWLDIHEGVLNVADRDGGLTVIDHEDEFQWSRRSRGSNAWMVRADADAVYHGHSQGVTAYAADGQGELWHHRTAGNVLFGWQEDDAVYAGTARHVVERLSKATGRSEATYSCDAAVYSCATSSGGEYVFAGDLASSVYCFAADGTRLWKLGTGGGAALSMQYHAQKLYLVTTDGSLVCVDASESAITAAQGGTVPTALDVKQSAALPTYTPATVAAAVPTVSVTSLSGAGSTGGVVVECVQGPGGRLRVHVVSEGYQPSWNVQFPRAIREAGARYVVDGLHGSQGGFYRVRGEIRRLV; translated from the coding sequence ATGTCTGTTGCCGGTGTCGGGGAGATGACCTATCTGGAGCTGTCCCAGGAGGACGGCGGCGCCCACAAGTTCTACGAGGTGACGGTCTCGGGGACGACCGTGGACGTGCGGTACGGGCGGATCGGCGCGGATGGACAGCGGCAGAGTTCGACCTTCCCGTCGGTCGCGAAGGCGAAGGCCGCGGCGGCGAAGAAGGTGGGCGAGAAGGTCCGCAAGGGGTACGCGCCCGCCGTGCGGGGGCAGCGCGCCGCACGGGCGGTGACGCGCCGCCAGGTGACGTCCGTCCCCTCGACCGCACGGGCGACCGCTCCGGTGCTGTGGCGGTTCCGCACGGGCGCTTCGGCTTTCGGCATCCACGTCGACGAGGACCACTGCTGGGTCGGCAACCAGAGCGGCGATGTCTACACGCTGGCTCACGACGGCGAGGTGCTCGCCAGGTACCAGTTGCCGGACGGGGTGAAGTGCCTGGTCGCGGACGACTTCTGGATCTACGCGGGGTGCGACGACGGCAAGGTGTACGACCTGTCGTCCAAACTGCCCTTCGCCGCCTACGAGATCGCGGACGACGTCGACATCTTCTGGCTGGACATCCACGAGGGCGTGCTCAACGTCGCGGACCGGGACGGCGGCCTGACCGTGATCGACCACGAGGACGAGTTCCAGTGGTCACGGCGCTCCCGGGGGAGCAACGCCTGGATGGTGCGGGCCGACGCCGACGCGGTTTACCACGGCCACTCGCAGGGCGTGACCGCGTACGCGGCAGACGGCCAGGGCGAGTTGTGGCACCACAGGACCGCAGGCAACGTGCTCTTCGGCTGGCAGGAGGACGACGCCGTGTACGCGGGCACCGCACGGCACGTCGTGGAGCGCCTGTCGAAGGCCACCGGCCGGTCGGAGGCGACGTACTCGTGCGACGCGGCGGTCTACTCGTGCGCGACCTCGTCGGGCGGCGAGTACGTCTTCGCGGGCGACCTGGCCAGTTCCGTGTACTGCTTCGCCGCCGACGGGACCCGGCTGTGGAAGCTGGGCACGGGCGGCGGCGCGGCGCTGTCCATGCAGTACCACGCGCAGAAGCTGTACCTGGTGACCACGGACGGCTCCCTGGTCTGCGTGGACGCGAGCGAGTCGGCGATCACCGCGGCCCAGGGCGGAACGGTGCCGACGGCCCTGGACGTCAAGCAGTCGGCGGCTCTGCCCACCTATACGCCGGCGACGGTCGCCGCAGCGGTGCCCACGGTGAGCGTGACCTCGCTGTCCGGTGCCGGGAGCACGGGCGGCGTGGTGGTGGAGTGCGTGCAGGGCCCGGGCGGCCGACTGCGGGTGCACGTCGTCTCCGAGGGCTACCAACCTTCGTGGAACGTGCAGTTCCCGCGTGCCATCCGGGAGGCGGGCGCCCGCTACGTGGTGGACGGGCTGCACGGTTCGCAGGGCGGTTTCTACCGGGTGCGGGGCGAGATACGCCGTCTGGTCTGA
- a CDS encoding lamin tail domain-containing protein, producing MTVSPARRRALSRLLVAVPLLAAGALTGVPAAHGAGAGDVSVNEVVTTGDVHDSIELYNKGTAAVDVSGWILKDDDKNHSYKIASGTTLAPRAFRAFDVSGTFGLGSKDEARLYLADGKTLVDSFVWSDHSDASWSRCADGAGAFKQVTTVTLGSANSCGTGGGGSTTPVAWPGSGSVTNADGSNVFGQDLSGLYQEGKVLWGAQNSGKLWRLVRDGSGGWKPDTAGGWSSGKTVRFPGGSGSPDSEGVTLTGAGLAGGAFVASERNGDASGTSRLSVLKYDVSGSGSSLTATKEWNLTSDIPSTGSNRGLEGITWIPDTALTGAGFKDASTGTAYDPGRYTAHSGGVFFVGVEGTGMIYGYVLADTGTYTRVASFSSGMPGVMELQWEPQASRLWAVCDDTCDGQHRTLKVGTSGVFATTAVYNRPGGMPNYNNEGFSLAGECVAGSKPVYWSDDSNDGGHALRRGTITC from the coding sequence ACCGGTGACGTCCACGACTCGATCGAGCTGTACAACAAGGGCACGGCCGCGGTCGACGTCTCGGGCTGGATCCTCAAGGACGACGACAAGAACCACTCCTACAAGATCGCTTCGGGGACCACGCTGGCTCCGCGCGCTTTCCGGGCGTTCGACGTCAGCGGCACGTTCGGTCTCGGTTCCAAGGACGAGGCCCGTCTCTACCTCGCCGACGGCAAGACCCTGGTCGACAGCTTCGTCTGGAGCGACCACTCCGACGCCTCGTGGTCCCGCTGCGCGGACGGCGCCGGCGCCTTCAAGCAGGTGACCACCGTGACCCTCGGCAGCGCCAACAGCTGTGGCACCGGCGGCGGTGGATCGACGACGCCCGTGGCGTGGCCCGGTAGCGGCAGCGTGACCAACGCGGACGGCTCCAACGTGTTCGGGCAGGACCTCAGCGGCCTCTACCAGGAGGGCAAGGTGCTCTGGGGTGCGCAGAACAGCGGGAAGCTGTGGCGCCTGGTCCGTGACGGGTCGGGCGGCTGGAAGCCCGACACCGCCGGCGGCTGGTCCTCCGGCAAGACCGTGCGCTTCCCCGGCGGCTCCGGCAGCCCCGACAGCGAGGGCGTCACCCTGACCGGTGCGGGCTTGGCCGGCGGGGCGTTCGTCGCCAGCGAGCGCAACGGCGACGCCTCCGGCACCAGTCGTCTGTCGGTGCTGAAGTACGACGTCAGCGGCTCGGGCTCCTCGCTGACCGCGACCAAGGAATGGAACCTCACCTCCGACATCCCCTCGACCGGCTCCAACCGCGGACTCGAAGGCATCACCTGGATCCCCGACACCGCGCTGACCGGCGCCGGCTTCAAGGACGCCTCGACGGGCACCGCCTACGACCCGGGCCGCTACACCGCCCACAGCGGCGGCGTCTTCTTCGTCGGCGTCGAGGGCACCGGCATGATCTACGGCTACGTCTTGGCCGACACCGGCACCTACACTCGCGTGGCCTCGTTCTCCAGCGGCATGCCCGGTGTGATGGAGCTTCAGTGGGAGCCGCAGGCGTCCCGCCTGTGGGCGGTGTGCGACGACACCTGTGACGGCCAGCACCGCACTCTGAAGGTCGGCACCAGCGGCGTCTTCGCCACCACTGCCGTCTACAACCGGCCCGGCGGCATGCCGAACTACAACAACGAGGGCTTCTCCCTCGCAGGCGAGTGCGTGGCCGGATCCAAGCCCGTCTACTGGTCCGACGACTCGAACGACGGCGGCCACGCCCTGCGCAGGGGCACCATCACCTGCTGA
- a CDS encoding FMN-binding glutamate synthase family protein — protein sequence MRARSIGAAAATGLALVAARDLVQKKHALLRNFPLVGHARYVLETIGPELRQYIVTSNDEERPFSRDQRSWIYASAKGENNYFGFGTDNDVEHVQGHAYVKQRTFAGALPDLSDPQAALPSAKVLGGPRGRAKAFRPASVINISAMSFGSLSGAAVTALNKGAALAGTMQNTGEGGLSPYHLKGGDLVLQIGTAYFGCRNEDGTFNLDKLKSMVAGAPVKAIEIKLSQGAKPGLGGMLPGAKVTDEIAGIRDIPAGKDCASPSRHTAFHDVDSMLDFVELLATETGLPVGIKSAVGEMDFWEELATLMERGERGVDFVTVDGGEGGTGAAPLMFADSVSLPFRVGFSRVYGVFAERGLTDDITFIGSGKLGLPENAVVAFALGVDMINVGREAMLSIGCIQAQKCHTDKCPTGITTQSPWLARGIDAPSKGIRAATYLRTLRSELLRVSGALGVPHPSLITPTDIDILNGDYDARTLGSVYGYKDGWGSLGPELTHEIAKLLTT from the coding sequence ATGCGTGCTCGGAGCATAGGTGCGGCAGCCGCCACGGGGTTGGCGCTGGTGGCCGCCCGCGACCTCGTGCAGAAGAAGCACGCGCTGCTGAGGAACTTCCCCCTGGTGGGACACGCCAGGTACGTGCTGGAGACGATCGGCCCCGAACTACGCCAGTACATCGTGACCTCCAACGACGAGGAGCGTCCCTTCAGCCGTGACCAGCGCAGCTGGATCTACGCGTCGGCGAAGGGGGAGAACAACTACTTCGGGTTCGGCACCGACAACGACGTCGAGCACGTGCAGGGTCATGCATACGTGAAGCAGCGTACGTTCGCCGGTGCGCTGCCCGATCTGAGCGACCCGCAGGCGGCGTTGCCCTCGGCCAAGGTGCTCGGCGGACCGCGCGGCCGCGCGAAGGCATTCCGCCCGGCGAGCGTCATCAACATCTCGGCGATGAGCTTCGGCTCGCTGTCCGGCGCGGCCGTCACGGCGCTCAACAAGGGCGCGGCGCTGGCCGGGACGATGCAGAACACCGGCGAGGGCGGCCTGTCGCCCTACCACCTCAAAGGCGGGGACCTTGTCCTCCAGATCGGTACGGCGTACTTCGGCTGCCGCAACGAGGACGGGACGTTCAACCTCGACAAGCTCAAGTCCATGGTCGCGGGTGCGCCCGTCAAGGCGATCGAGATCAAGCTCTCGCAGGGCGCGAAGCCGGGGCTCGGCGGCATGCTGCCGGGCGCGAAGGTGACCGACGAGATTGCCGGGATCCGCGACATTCCCGCAGGCAAGGACTGCGCTTCGCCGTCGCGGCACACCGCGTTCCACGACGTGGACTCGATGCTCGACTTCGTGGAACTGTTGGCCACGGAGACCGGATTGCCGGTCGGGATCAAAAGCGCCGTCGGGGAGATGGACTTCTGGGAGGAACTCGCCACGCTGATGGAGCGGGGTGAGCGAGGGGTCGACTTCGTGACCGTCGACGGTGGCGAGGGCGGCACTGGGGCGGCTCCCCTGATGTTCGCCGACTCGGTGTCCCTGCCGTTCCGCGTGGGCTTCTCCCGCGTCTACGGCGTGTTCGCCGAGCGGGGCCTGACCGACGACATCACCTTCATCGGCTCCGGCAAGCTCGGCCTGCCCGAGAACGCCGTCGTCGCGTTCGCCCTCGGCGTCGACATGATCAACGTGGGCCGTGAGGCGATGCTGTCCATCGGCTGCATCCAGGCCCAGAAGTGCCACACCGACAAGTGCCCCACCGGCATCACCACCCAGAGCCCGTGGCTGGCGCGCGGCATCGACGCGCCCTCGAAGGGCATCCGGGCCGCGACGTACCTGCGCACCCTGCGCAGTGAGTTGCTGAGGGTCTCGGGCGCCCTCGGTGTCCCCCACCCGTCGCTCATCACCCCCACCGACATAGACATCCTGAACGGCGACTACGACGCCCGCACCCTGGGGAGTGTGTACGGCTACAAGGATGGCTGGGGCTCGCTCGGGCCGGAGCTCACCCATGAGATCGCCAAACTGCTCACCACCTGA